From the genome of Spinacia oleracea cultivar Varoflay chromosome 2, BTI_SOV_V1, whole genome shotgun sequence, one region includes:
- the LOC110793860 gene encoding cytidine deaminase 1, whose amino-acid sequence MDHHLKFVISASEAETMAKQQGFKSVLNLLPFIAKSSKKLARRPISGFSVAAVGLASDGRIFIGVNVEFPGLPLHHSIHAEQFLITNLSLHHHHHQPYIKNVVVTAYPCGHCRQFLQEIRDAPEIQIFVLKSDKSDCPDDELDQFMPLSYFLPHRFGPDDLLDKDVPLILENRDNNLVLLDRENNVENGGLCNGFSKSEERGVVLAALEAANKSHAPYSGCPSGMALIDKDGVIYKGSYMESAAYNPSMGPAQAAIIAYMAAAAEGGEGGGDYERIVGAVLVEVEGAVVRQEETVRLFLNAVIPKCEFHVFHCQKSGSGNVIGKGNQIVQK is encoded by the coding sequence ATGGACCACCACCTCAAATTTGTGATCAGTGCATCAGAAGCAGAAACAATGGCCAAACAACAAGGCTTTAAATCAGTCCTCAACCTCCTCCCATTCATCGCAAAATCCTCTAAAAAACTCGCCCGCCGTCCTATCTCCGGCTTCTCCGTCGCCGCCGTAGGCTTAGCTTCCGACGGCCGTATCTTCATCGGTGTAAACGTCGAATTCCCAGGATTACCCCTCCACCACTCTATCCACGCCGAGCAATTCCTCATCACCAATCTCtctctccaccaccaccaccaccaaccctATATCAAAAACGTCGTCGTCACCGCCTACCCTTGCGGACATTGCCGTCAATTCCTCCAAGAAATCAGGGATGCACCAGAAATCCAGATCTTCGTTCTAAAATCTGATAAATCGGATTGCCCAGATGATGAATTAGATCAATTTATGCCGTTATCTTACTTTCTACCTCACAGATTTGGCCCGGATGATTTACTGGATAAAGACGTTCCTCTAATTCTGGAGAATCGCGATAACAATCTGGTTCTCCTCGATCGTGAAAATAATGTTGAAAATGGTGGATTGTGTAATGGATTTTCGAAGTCTGAAGAAAGGGGGGTTGTTTTAGCAGCATTAGAGGCGGCGAATAAGTCTCACGCGCCGTACAGCGGGTGTCCGTCTGGGATGGCGTTGATCGATAAGGATGGAGTTATCTACAAGGGTAGTTACATGGAGTCTGCGGCTTATAACCCGAGTATGGGACCCGCACAAGCCGCCATTATCGCTTATATGGCGGCGGCGGCAGAAGGCGGCGAAGGTGGTGGTGATTATGAAAGGATTGTGGGTGCTGTGTTGGTTGAAGTTGAAGGTGCTGTTGTTAGACAAGAAGAGACTGTGAGATTGTTTCTGAATGCTGTTATACCAAAATGTGAATT